The Podospora pseudocomata strain CBS 415.72m chromosome 3, whole genome shotgun sequence genome window below encodes:
- a CDS encoding hypothetical protein (EggNog:ENOG503NWPC; COG:M) has product MAVIRGKGALLGMVAEVNQVAQGGRQNVVIDYTLADYGWSPEWPSEATSLPPSANAVRPGDIVCKLKNAGSPMIILPHVDYFSVVMITVSLKRPLPNEKPAVWMIKSFLLVWDWTHGASGPDTKFDVLVARHDLDHGLDDRLRRGFDMASIFLEKPATLARPVDSPNHVKIQGLLSDGVKLAEKEYGRNDRKTVNVKIRTALYDWDVRKLREVRAKLRRFIEKRLRVEGLYPNLMTDCESLAKLYRRELEVIEVKHQRGDQENHHACSLEEDGLLLDHGNVDTLDVTGETLRAVTKMGKHGQAIMDLLLEFDSELEELEKSRWRLWLGRSRH; this is encoded by the exons ATGGCCGTGATCAGGGGGAAAGGGGCTCTTTTGGGCATGGTAGCGGAGGTGAACCAAGTCGCGCAGGGTGGGCGGCAAAACGTGGTCATTGACTACACGCTGGCCGATTATGGGTGGTCGCCTGAATGGCCTAGTGAGGCGACGTCCCTCCCGCCATCAGCAAACGCTGTCCGGCCGGGCGATATTGTGTGCAAGCTGAAGAATGCCGGGAGCCCGATGATCATTCTACCACACGTGGATTACTTCTCAGTTGTCATGATCACGGTTTCTCTTAAACGACCATTACCCAATGAGAAGCCGGCTGTTTGGATGATAAAGagctttcttcttgtttgggACTGGACACATGGCGCATCAGGCCCCGATACCAAGTTCGACGTTCTGGTTGCGCGTCATGATCTTGATCACGGGCTCGATGAccggttgaggagggggtttgacATGGCTTCCATATTCCTGGAGAAGCCAGCAACACTGGCAAGACCCGTAGATTCACCCAATCATGTGAAGATACAGGGGCTCCTTAGCGACGGGGTTAAGCTAGCTGAGAAAGAGTACGGGCGCAACGACCGGAAGACAGTGAACGTAAAGATCAGGACTGCTCTGTATGACTGGGACGTGAGGAAGTTGAGGGAGGTCAGAGCAAAGCTTCGACGATTCATAGAAAAGAGGCTGCGCGTTGAAGGCCTCTACCCCAACCTGATGACGGACTGTGAAAGCTTGGCCAAGCTGTATAGGAGAGAACTTGAGGTGATTGAGGTGAAACACCAAAGGGGGGACCAGGAAAACCATCACGCTTGttcgttggaggaggatggtttg CTTCTGGATCACGGTAATGTCGACACACTTGATGTTACTGGCGAGACCCTTAGAGCAGTGACCAAGATGGGGAAGCATGGGCAAGCTATTATGGATTTGCTTCTCGAGTTTGATAGTGAACTGGAAGAGCTCGAGAAAAGCAGGTGGCGGCTTTGGCTCGGACGGAGCCGGCATTGA
- a CDS encoding hypothetical protein (EggNog:ENOG503NWPC; COG:M) → MNQRDIPEKTKQIQLMAQIYSKAARVIVWLGEAEDSGDQALEQLRQLCIR, encoded by the coding sequence ATGAACCAGCGGGATATCCCCGAGAAAACGAAGCAAATTCAACTCATGGCCCAGATCTACAGCAAGGCGGCACGGGTTATAGTCTGGCTCGGTGAAGCAGAAGACAGTGGGGACCAAGCACTCGAGCAGCTCCGTCAGCTTTGCATCCGATGA